One region of Zootoca vivipara chromosome 7, rZooViv1.1, whole genome shotgun sequence genomic DNA includes:
- the LOC118088185 gene encoding uncharacterized protein LOC118088185 gives MAVPGDKVYSCLPFGETHQKLLATILIVLGLLALLEYAVRLISLGWISISPLMRKIHDSCFKKGSQLLKTMKVLSSSKRLWKESLLLRSRKKLSSMRFRCIVEPVKVTVKMSSLQEPKACCSQGGRKSKAYYSGEWSSHHDTDDKKASWYRRPQRRQSSPCSSHPSDTETPQPACPAGSVASWVRFNFSPPQRATEAASSLARCGAHTRNHQRATGDKHHSSDVTREGAHGQRFLQHSVGMNTEEPAPRSPEPPHEHFNPQSSETNFIPSPILPGPRRVVYSALASDAASRTHLNGEEYPYPHSPRGPRHRLGPEWQQRLPAAQQAEVYVYLVSPPLPSPEHNPDQPNHPFSTSQGISRKDVLASRVSLSHSRGSSSQGPAGQGGSNTHKQRKSIWERKHQQRSMQPNPDYEKLAGGNGGASLGHHEPFSHNPPLLADRGRGGLDATPPTIAS, from the exons ATGGCTGTGCCAGGGGACAAAGTCTACAGCTGCCTCCCTTTTGGAGAGACACACCAGAAGCTGCTAGCCACCATCCTGATTGTGCTGGGACTTCTCGCTTTACTGGAATATGCCGTCAGACTGATTTCTTTG GGCTGGATTAGCATCTCTCCGTTAATGAGGAAAATACATGACTCTTGCTTCAAGAAAG GCAGCCAACTTCTGAAGACCATGAAGGTCCTCTCCAGCAGCAAGAGACTGTGGAAGGAGTCACTGCTGCTCAGAAGCCGCAAGAAGCTCTCCAGCATGCGCTTCCGCTGCATCGTGGAGCCCGTCAAAGTCACAGTGAAGATGAGCAGCCTGCAGGAGCCCAAAGCGTGCTGCTCGCAGGGCGGCCGCAAGAGCAAGGCCTACTACTCTGGCGAGTGGTCCAGCCACCACGACACAGATGACAAGAAGGCCAGTTGGTACAGGAGACCGCAACGCCGACAGAGCAGCCCGTGCAGCTCCCACCCCTCAGACACCGAAACCCCCCAGCCGGCGTGCCCCGCCGGCTCTGTTGCCTCCTGGGTGCGTTTCAACTTCAGCCCCCCGCAGCGCGCCACCGAGGCCGCGAGCAGCTTGGCCCGCTGCGGGGCCCACACGCGGAACCACCAAAGAGCCACCGGCGACAAGCACCACAGCTCGGACGTCACCAGGGAGGGTGCCCATGGGCAGAGGTTCCTGCAGCACTCGGTGGGCATGAACACCGAGGAGCCTGCTCCCCGCTCCCCAGAACCCCCTCACGAGCACTTCAACCCCCAGTCCAGCGAGACAAATTTCATCCCCAGCCCCATCTTGCCGGGCCCTAGGCGGGTGGTGTACTCTGCCCTGGCTTCGGATGCGGCGTCCAGGACCCACCTCAACGGCGAGGAGTACCCCTACCCGCATTCCCCAAGAGGGCCGCGGCACCGCCTCGGGCCAGAGTGGCAGCAGCGCTTGCCCGCGGCGCAGCAGGCCGAAGTGTATGTTTACCTGGTCAGCCCTCCGCTGCCCAGCCCGGAGCACAACCCCGACCAGCCCAACCACCCATTTTCCACATCCCAAGGCATCTCCAGAAAGGACGTTCTCGCCAGCAGGGTGTCTCTCAGCCACAGCAGGGGCAGTTCCAGCCAGGGACcagcagggcaggggggcagcaacACCCACAAGCAGCGCAAGAGCATCTGGGAGAGGAAGCACCAGCAGAGGTCCATGCAGCCGAATCCGGACTATGAGAAGCTGGCAGGAGGCAACGGTGGCGCCAGCCTGGGCCACCACGAACCCTTCTCCCACAATCCCCCTCTCCTGGCagacagggggaggggaggtctcGATGCAACACCACCCACCATTGCCAGCTAA